One genomic window of Niveibacterium sp. SC-1 includes the following:
- a CDS encoding 2-dehydro-3-deoxy-6-phosphogalactonate aldolase codes for MSDWLPDALTTLPLIAILRGIRPEEVPAQLDALLAAGFRAIEIPSNSPDWEASLQRAVAHVGTRALVGGGTVTTLAQVAALAASGAGLMLSPNTDAEIIAAGRAAGLEVIPGVATPSECFAALKAGASALKLFPADTLGPAFVRGVKSVLPPVPLYAVGGVSARNLHEYLAAGCTGAGFGGALYRAGQPENDTAIHAREIVDAYRRCQSESRP; via the coding sequence GTGGCATCCGCCCGGAGGAAGTGCCGGCGCAGCTCGACGCCTTGCTAGCCGCGGGTTTCCGTGCGATCGAGATCCCCAGCAATTCGCCCGACTGGGAAGCGAGCCTGCAGCGCGCTGTCGCCCATGTCGGAACGCGCGCGCTGGTCGGCGGCGGCACGGTGACCACGCTCGCCCAGGTTGCCGCGCTTGCGGCCAGCGGCGCGGGCCTGATGCTCAGTCCCAACACCGACGCCGAGATCATTGCCGCCGGGCGTGCCGCAGGACTGGAAGTGATTCCCGGCGTTGCCACGCCCAGCGAATGTTTCGCCGCGCTCAAGGCCGGCGCCAGCGCACTCAAGCTCTTCCCGGCCGATACGCTGGGACCGGCCTTCGTGCGTGGTGTGAAAAGTGTCCTGCCGCCGGTGCCGCTCTACGCGGTGGGCGGCGTTTCGGCACGCAATCTGCATGAGTATCTGGCAGCAGGCTGCACGGGCGCGGGTTTCGGCGGTGCGCTCTATCGCGCCGGACAACCGGAAAACGACACGGCAATCCATGCGCGCGAGATCGTCGACGCGTATCGTCGTTGCCAATCCGAGTCCCGCCCATGA
- the galE gene encoding UDP-glucose 4-epimerase GalE: MNVLVTGGAGYIGSITCVQMIAAGMTPVILDNFHNAKPAVLDRIETISGVRPLMIEGDIRDRVVLDRIFSQHKIDAVIHFAGLKAVGESVEKPLAYFDNNVHGTLVLLEAMRAAGVRTLVFSSSATVYGDPASVPIVEDFPTGATNPYGRTKLMVEEILADLIVAEPDWSLVRLRYFNPVGGHPSGLMGEDPQGIPNNLTPFIAQVAVGRREKLRVFGGDYPTPDGTGVRDYIHVMDLADGHLAALRACHGKAGVHTYNLGTGRGTSVLEMLTAFSKACGRELPYEVVARRPGDIAECWADPAKATRELGWTATRGVDEMCADTWHWQSKNPNGY; this comes from the coding sequence ATGAACGTTCTCGTGACCGGCGGTGCCGGCTACATCGGAAGCATCACCTGCGTGCAGATGATCGCCGCGGGCATGACGCCCGTGATCCTCGACAACTTCCACAACGCCAAGCCGGCGGTGCTGGACCGTATCGAAACCATCAGCGGCGTGCGCCCGCTGATGATCGAAGGTGACATCCGCGATCGCGTCGTGCTCGATCGCATCTTCTCGCAGCACAAGATCGACGCGGTGATCCACTTCGCCGGCCTCAAGGCCGTGGGCGAATCGGTGGAAAAGCCGCTGGCCTACTTCGACAACAATGTGCACGGCACGCTCGTGCTGCTCGAAGCCATGCGCGCCGCCGGTGTGCGCACCCTGGTCTTCAGCTCCTCGGCCACCGTGTATGGCGACCCGGCCTCGGTGCCCATCGTCGAGGACTTCCCCACCGGCGCCACCAATCCCTACGGCCGCACCAAGCTGATGGTCGAGGAGATCCTCGCCGACCTCATCGTGGCCGAGCCTGACTGGTCGCTGGTGCGCCTGCGCTACTTCAACCCGGTCGGTGGTCATCCGAGCGGCCTGATGGGTGAAGACCCGCAAGGCATCCCGAACAACCTCACGCCTTTCATCGCCCAGGTGGCGGTCGGCCGGCGCGAGAAGCTGCGCGTCTTCGGCGGCGACTACCCGACGCCGGACGGCACCGGCGTGCGCGACTACATCCACGTGATGGATCTGGCCGACGGCCACCTCGCCGCGCTGCGTGCCTGCCACGGCAAGGCGGGCGTGCACACCTACAACCTCGGCACCGGTCGCGGCACCAGCGTGCTGGAAATGCTGACAGCATTCTCGAAGGCCTGCGGTCGCGAGCTGCCCTACGAGGTCGTCGCGCGCCGGCCGGGCGATATCGCCGAATGCTGGGCGGATCCCGCCAAGGCGACGCGCGAACTCGGCTGGACCGCCACCCGCGGTGTCGACGAGATGTGCGCCGACACCTGGCACTGGCAGTCGAAAAACCCCAACGGCTACTGA
- the galT gene encoding galactose-1-phosphate uridylyltransferase — MFNPVDHPHRRFNPLKGEWVLVSPHRAKRPWQGQQEQPDTAERPAHDPDCFLCAGNKRVTGDLNPDYEHTFVFTNDFAALMPDTPPAPESDDPLFRVQSARGTSRVICFSPDHSKTLPELTLPAIGHVIETWVDQVEELAKTNLWVQVFENKGAMMGCSNPHPHGQIWTNSFLPNEVASADRNQRAYFDEHGRPMLLDYVQRELADGARTVVETEHWLAVVPYWAAWPFETLLLPKAHVPRLTGLSAEQKADLAVALKKLTSRYDNLFRCSFPYSMGWHGAPNDGGAGEHWQLHAHFYPPLLRSATVRKFMVGYEMLAESQRDLTAEQAAEKLRAVSDVHYREADAS; from the coding sequence ATGTTCAATCCCGTCGATCACCCTCATCGCCGCTTCAACCCGCTCAAGGGCGAATGGGTGCTGGTTTCGCCGCATCGCGCCAAGCGACCCTGGCAAGGCCAGCAGGAGCAGCCGGACACCGCGGAGCGTCCGGCCCACGATCCGGACTGTTTCCTCTGCGCGGGCAACAAGCGCGTCACCGGCGACCTGAATCCGGACTACGAACACACCTTCGTGTTCACCAATGACTTCGCCGCCCTGATGCCGGACACGCCGCCCGCGCCCGAGTCGGACGATCCGCTGTTCCGGGTCCAGAGCGCGCGCGGCACCAGCCGGGTGATCTGCTTCTCGCCGGACCACAGCAAGACGCTGCCGGAACTCACGCTGCCGGCGATCGGGCATGTGATCGAGACCTGGGTGGACCAGGTGGAAGAACTCGCGAAGACCAACCTGTGGGTCCAGGTCTTCGAGAACAAGGGCGCGATGATGGGTTGCTCCAACCCGCATCCGCACGGACAGATCTGGACCAACAGCTTCCTGCCCAACGAAGTCGCGAGCGCCGACCGCAACCAGCGCGCCTACTTTGACGAACACGGCCGGCCGATGCTGCTCGACTACGTCCAGCGCGAACTCGCCGATGGTGCGCGCACGGTGGTCGAGACCGAGCACTGGCTGGCGGTCGTGCCCTACTGGGCCGCCTGGCCTTTCGAGACCCTGCTGCTCCCGAAGGCACATGTGCCGCGCCTCACCGGCCTCTCGGCCGAGCAGAAGGCGGATCTCGCGGTTGCGCTGAAGAAGCTCACCAGCCGCTACGACAACCTCTTCCGCTGCTCCTTCCCGTACTCGATGGGTTGGCATGGCGCGCCGAACGACGGCGGCGCCGGCGAGCACTGGCAGCTGCATGCCCACTTCTATCCGCCGCTGCTGCGCTCGGCGACGGTGCGCAAGTTCATGGTCGGCTACGAAATGCTGGCCGAATCCCAACGCGACCTCACCGCCGAGCAGGCAGCCGAGAAGCTGCGCGCGGTGAGCGATGTCCACTACCGAGAAGCTGACGCATCATGA
- the galK gene encoding galactokinase: protein MSTPLERTRSLFKEVFGSEPALSVQAPGRVNLIGEHTDYNDGFVLPCAIDYHTVVSIRARPDRSVRLVRLVAADYGNEQDEFDLDKSIEPLADKQWANYIRGVVKHLMLRGYALGGVDLVVSGNVPQGAGLSSSASLEVAIGQAFKSLFGLSASATELALNGQEAENKFVGCNCGIMDQLISARGEAGHALLIDCRSLEARPVAVPADTAVLIVDSRVKRGLVDSEYNTRRRQCEAAAAHFGVKALRDLDIAAFEAGRAGLDEVTAKRARHVITENQRTLDAADALEAGDLVRLGALMAASHASMRDDFAITVPPIDALVEIIKRAIGDTGGVRMTGGGFGGCVVAVLPQVKVEAAKAAIAREYTAASNGLVANVFVCRPSQGAGVL, encoded by the coding sequence ATGAGCACTCCCCTCGAACGCACCCGGAGCCTCTTCAAGGAAGTCTTCGGCAGCGAACCCGCCCTCTCCGTGCAGGCCCCCGGCCGGGTGAACCTGATCGGCGAGCACACCGACTACAACGACGGTTTCGTGCTGCCCTGCGCGATCGACTACCACACCGTGGTCTCGATCCGCGCACGCCCCGACCGCAGCGTGCGCCTGGTGCGCCTGGTCGCGGCCGACTACGGCAACGAGCAGGACGAATTCGATCTCGACAAGAGCATCGAGCCGTTGGCGGACAAGCAGTGGGCCAACTACATCCGTGGTGTGGTCAAGCACCTGATGCTGCGCGGCTACGCGCTGGGCGGCGTCGACCTCGTGGTGAGTGGCAATGTGCCGCAGGGCGCCGGGCTCTCTTCTTCCGCCTCGCTGGAGGTGGCGATCGGCCAGGCCTTCAAGTCGCTCTTCGGGCTCTCGGCCTCGGCGACTGAGCTGGCGCTCAACGGCCAGGAAGCCGAGAACAAGTTCGTCGGCTGCAACTGCGGGATCATGGACCAGCTGATCTCCGCACGCGGCGAGGCCGGCCATGCCCTGCTGATCGACTGTCGTTCACTTGAAGCCCGTCCGGTCGCCGTGCCCGCGGACACCGCGGTGCTGATCGTCGATTCGCGCGTCAAGCGCGGCCTGGTCGACAGCGAGTACAACACCCGTCGTCGCCAGTGCGAAGCCGCGGCCGCCCACTTCGGCGTCAAGGCCCTGCGCGACCTCGACATCGCGGCCTTCGAAGCAGGCCGTGCCGGCCTCGACGAAGTCACCGCCAAGCGCGCCCGCCATGTGATCACCGAGAACCAGCGCACCCTGGACGCGGCCGATGCACTGGAAGCGGGCGATCTCGTGCGCCTGGGTGCCTTGATGGCGGCCTCGCACGCCTCGATGCGCGACGACTTCGCAATCACGGTGCCGCCGATCGATGCCCTGGTGGAGATCATCAAGCGCGCGATCGGTGACACCGGCGGCGTGCGCATGACCGGCGGCGGCTTCGGCGGCTGCGTGGTCGCGGTGTTGCCCCAGGTCAAGGTCGAGGCCGCCAAGGCGGCCATCGCACGCGAGTACACTGCCGCCAGCAATGGCCTGGTGGCCAATGTGTTCGTGTGCCGGCCCTCGCAGGGCGCCGGCGTGCTCTGA
- a CDS encoding galactose-1-epimerase, whose translation MSRTPPPVVIRLANGGTSIDVMDYGATWLSCRVTLKDGSQREIVLAAATPEEHLTQDGYLGQTVGRYSNRIANARFVLDGKTIELVPNEGVKQLHGGPDGFWNRRWETVSQTASEVVFGLHSPDGDQGFPGAAEVRSIYRVEADGSVTLEHTATVDKPSPVNMTNHVYFNLDGKPTDNAGHRLKLRAAQYLPTDKDAIPLDGLAPVAGTSFDFREAKTIGQDRLSDLQQEQAKGYDHAFFMDPEAASGRLAAAELESADGKLKLAMHCDLPSVQLYTGQYLVGIPGREGPYKAYEGLCLEPQFLPDSVNHPEWDQESCILQPGQTYHRTIRYVFTAQ comes from the coding sequence ATGAGCCGCACTCCCCCTCCCGTCGTGATCCGTCTGGCGAACGGCGGCACCAGCATCGACGTGATGGACTACGGCGCGACCTGGCTCTCCTGCCGCGTCACGCTCAAGGATGGTAGCCAGCGTGAGATCGTGCTGGCGGCCGCGACGCCGGAAGAGCACCTGACCCAGGATGGCTACCTCGGCCAGACGGTCGGTCGCTATTCCAACCGCATCGCCAACGCGCGCTTCGTGCTCGATGGAAAGACCATCGAGCTGGTGCCCAATGAGGGTGTCAAGCAGCTGCATGGCGGGCCGGATGGTTTCTGGAACCGCCGCTGGGAGACCGTCTCGCAGACGGCCAGCGAAGTCGTGTTCGGCCTGCACTCGCCCGATGGCGACCAGGGTTTCCCCGGCGCGGCCGAGGTGCGTTCGATCTACCGCGTCGAAGCCGACGGCAGCGTGACGCTGGAGCACACCGCCACGGTGGACAAGCCCAGCCCGGTCAACATGACCAACCATGTCTACTTCAACCTCGACGGCAAGCCCACCGACAACGCGGGCCATCGACTGAAGCTGCGCGCCGCGCAGTACCTGCCGACCGACAAGGACGCGATCCCGCTGGATGGTCTCGCACCCGTGGCTGGCACCAGCTTCGATTTCCGCGAAGCCAAGACCATCGGCCAGGATCGCCTCTCGGATCTGCAGCAGGAGCAGGCCAAGGGCTACGACCACGCCTTCTTCATGGACCCGGAAGCAGCCAGCGGCAGGCTCGCGGCGGCGGAGCTGGAGTCGGCCGACGGCAAGCTCAAGCTGGCGATGCACTGCGACCTGCCCTCGGTGCAGCTCTACACCGGCCAGTACCTCGTCGGCATTCCCGGCCGTGAAGGACCCTACAAGGCCTACGAAGGCCTGTGCCTGGAGCCGCAGTTCCTCCCCGACAGCGTGAACCATCCGGAATGGGATCAGGAGAGCTGCATCCTCCAGCCGGGCCAGACCTATCACCGCACGATCCGCTACGTCTTCACGGCGCAGTAA
- a CDS encoding LysR family transcriptional regulator — protein sequence MSERSANWFLRARLKTRQLLLLVALDDEGTIFQAAERLNMTQPAASKLLKDLEEALGVDLFERQPRGMKPTWYGEIMVRHARMVLANLTQAHDEIEALRSGLTGQVRLGAILAACTELVPRTVARIKALHPQLQVVVHMDSSDGLHQRLNQGRLDVVIGRLFENHDKSGLDYEPLADEPICVMVRRDHPLLLQENLGLADLQQAAWILPPAGGVLRHRFDLMYREAGLEPPRNVVETSTVVVITRLLEQTDMLALVPAELARHYQDHGMGARLPADVPCRMDAYGIIRRHDHLLSPGAETLLRLLRMTARELYEPALNARHARVVVPAK from the coding sequence ATGAGCGAACGTTCCGCCAACTGGTTCCTGCGCGCCCGTCTCAAGACGCGCCAGCTTCTGCTGCTGGTCGCACTCGATGACGAGGGCACGATCTTCCAGGCGGCGGAACGTCTCAACATGACGCAGCCGGCCGCGTCCAAGCTCCTCAAGGATCTGGAGGAAGCGCTGGGCGTCGATCTCTTCGAACGCCAGCCGCGCGGCATGAAGCCCACCTGGTACGGCGAGATCATGGTGCGCCATGCGCGCATGGTGCTCGCCAACCTCACCCAGGCGCATGACGAGATCGAGGCGCTGCGCAGCGGCCTCACCGGCCAGGTGCGGCTGGGCGCGATCCTCGCCGCCTGTACCGAGCTCGTCCCGCGCACTGTTGCGCGCATCAAGGCCTTGCACCCGCAGTTGCAGGTGGTGGTGCACATGGACAGCAGCGACGGCCTGCACCAGCGCCTGAACCAGGGCCGGCTCGACGTAGTGATCGGCCGGCTCTTCGAGAACCACGACAAGTCCGGTCTCGACTACGAACCGCTCGCCGACGAGCCAATCTGCGTGATGGTGCGGCGCGACCATCCGCTCCTGCTGCAGGAGAACCTCGGGCTCGCCGATCTGCAGCAGGCGGCCTGGATCCTCCCGCCCGCGGGCGGCGTGCTGCGCCACCGCTTCGACCTGATGTATCGCGAGGCGGGACTGGAGCCGCCGCGCAACGTGGTGGAGACCAGCACGGTGGTGGTGATCACCCGCCTGCTCGAACAGACCGACATGCTCGCCCTGGTGCCGGCGGAACTCGCCCGTCATTACCAGGACCACGGCATGGGCGCGCGACTCCCCGCCGATGTGCCCTGCCGCATGGATGCCTACGGCATTATCCGGCGTCACGACCATCTGCTCTCGCCGGGTGCCGAGACCCTTCTACGTCTCCTGCGCATGACGGCGCGTGAGCTGTACGAGCCGGCATTGAACGCGCGTCATGCGCGCGTTGTTGTCCCAGCGAAATAG
- a CDS encoding ABC transporter substrate-binding protein, whose amino-acid sequence MLRVLLASLALALTSAVHAQGVSDNSIVIGQSAPLSGPAAQLGVDINFGANLYFYEVNRRGGVNGRKIRLRVLDDGYEPQRTVANTKRLIEEDKVFALFGYIGAPTSEAALPIATSAGVPFLSPFSGAESLRNYNRVLFNTRASYYDETEAIVRHLTTLGLTRIAAFYENDESGQGGLAGVERALKQRKLELVARGTVERNGIDVAQAVREITAAKPQAVVMMAAYTGSVAFIREMQKQDVAPSLWNVSFVGSQVLARELDESGRGVQVSQVVPFPWDTNLAVVRDYQKVLTEVKGAPGFGSLEGYIAARALVEGLRRAGPQPTRESFIKALETLRNYDMGGYSVSFGPNEHNGSRFVDLTMITREQRFLR is encoded by the coding sequence GTGTTGCGCGTACTTCTGGCAAGCCTGGCGCTTGCATTGACTTCGGCCGTCCATGCTCAGGGCGTGTCCGACAACAGCATCGTCATCGGACAGTCGGCGCCACTGTCCGGCCCAGCCGCACAGCTGGGCGTGGACATCAATTTCGGCGCCAATCTCTACTTCTACGAGGTCAACCGGCGCGGCGGCGTCAACGGCCGCAAGATCCGCCTGCGCGTGCTCGACGACGGCTACGAGCCGCAGCGCACGGTGGCCAACACCAAGCGCCTGATCGAGGAGGACAAGGTCTTCGCGCTCTTCGGCTACATCGGTGCGCCGACCAGCGAAGCGGCCCTGCCCATCGCCACCAGCGCCGGCGTGCCTTTCCTCTCGCCCTTCTCGGGCGCGGAGTCCCTGCGCAACTACAACCGCGTGCTCTTCAACACCCGGGCGAGCTACTACGACGAGACCGAGGCGATCGTGCGCCATCTGACGACGCTCGGTCTGACCCGCATCGCCGCCTTCTACGAGAACGACGAAAGCGGTCAGGGCGGTCTTGCGGGCGTGGAGCGCGCGCTCAAGCAGCGCAAACTGGAACTGGTTGCGCGTGGCACGGTGGAACGCAATGGCATCGACGTGGCGCAGGCGGTGCGCGAGATCACCGCGGCCAAACCGCAGGCGGTCGTGATGATGGCCGCCTACACGGGCAGCGTGGCCTTCATCCGCGAGATGCAGAAGCAGGATGTCGCGCCCAGTCTCTGGAACGTCTCCTTCGTCGGCAGCCAGGTGCTGGCGCGCGAACTGGACGAGAGCGGTCGCGGCGTGCAGGTCTCGCAGGTCGTGCCGTTTCCCTGGGACACCAACCTGGCAGTGGTGCGTGACTATCAGAAGGTGCTGACCGAGGTGAAGGGCGCGCCGGGCTTCGGTTCGCTTGAGGGCTACATCGCGGCGCGCGCGCTGGTGGAGGGCCTGCGCCGTGCGGGACCGCAACCGACGCGCGAGAGTTTCATCAAGGCGCTGGAGACCCTGCGCAACTACGACATGGGTGGCTACAGCGTGAGCTTCGGCCCCAACGAGCACAACGGCTCGCGCTTCGTCGACCTCACCATGATCACGCGCGAGCAGCGCTTCCTGCGATAG
- a CDS encoding ABC transporter substrate-binding protein — translation MKKYLLIAAALIAGIVSPLAGARDLVLGFSQLGAESAWRLANTQSIQESAAAAKIQLKFANADQKQENQIKAIRAFIQQKVDVIAFAPVVTTGWDEVLREAQQAGIPVILTDRSIETHDDGYYLSFLGADFTEEGRRAGRWLLRNAPKTGEVRIVELQGSAGSAPAIERKRGFEEVIRADPRFRIVRSQTADFTFAKGKEVMASFLKAEGKGKIHVLYAHNDDMALGAIQAIEEAGQAPAKDILVIGVDAVKSAFEAMATGKMNVSVECNPLIGPQLMDLVRFAAEGKPMPKRVQTLEGVFPMEVAKRELPKRKY, via the coding sequence ATGAAGAAGTATTTGCTGATTGCCGCGGCGCTGATCGCGGGCATCGTCTCGCCGCTCGCCGGTGCGCGCGACCTCGTGCTCGGCTTTTCCCAACTCGGCGCCGAGAGCGCCTGGCGACTTGCCAACACGCAGTCCATCCAGGAGTCCGCCGCGGCGGCGAAGATCCAGCTCAAGTTCGCTAACGCGGACCAGAAACAGGAGAACCAGATCAAGGCGATCCGCGCCTTCATCCAGCAGAAGGTCGACGTGATCGCCTTCGCCCCGGTGGTCACCACCGGCTGGGACGAGGTGCTGCGCGAGGCGCAACAGGCAGGCATTCCCGTGATCCTGACCGACCGCAGCATCGAGACGCATGACGACGGCTACTACCTTTCCTTCCTTGGCGCCGACTTCACCGAGGAAGGACGCCGTGCCGGCCGTTGGTTGCTGCGCAATGCGCCCAAGACCGGGGAGGTACGCATCGTCGAATTGCAGGGCAGCGCCGGTTCCGCGCCGGCGATCGAGCGCAAACGCGGCTTCGAGGAAGTCATCCGCGCCGATCCGCGCTTCAGGATCGTGCGCTCGCAGACCGCGGACTTCACCTTCGCCAAGGGCAAGGAAGTCATGGCGAGCTTCCTCAAGGCCGAGGGCAAGGGAAAAATCCATGTTCTCTACGCCCACAACGACGACATGGCCCTGGGCGCCATCCAGGCCATCGAGGAGGCCGGTCAGGCGCCGGCGAAGGACATCCTGGTGATCGGCGTCGACGCCGTGAAATCCGCTTTCGAGGCCATGGCGACGGGCAAGATGAACGTCAGCGTCGAGTGCAATCCGCTCATCGGCCCGCAGCTCATGGACCTCGTGCGTTTCGCCGCCGAGGGCAAACCGATGCCCAAGCGCGTACAGACCCTGGAGGGCGTATTCCCCATGGAAGTCGCGAAGCGGGAACTGCCCAAGCGCAAGTACTGA
- a CDS encoding IlvD/Edd family dehydratase has protein sequence MSKSAAGPRKLRSQAWFGKQDRDGFVHRAWMKNQGYPDDLFDGRPIIGICNTWSEFTPCNGHFRELADFVKRGVWEAGGFPLEFPVTSLGETQLRPTAMLFRNLVAMDVEESIRANPMDGVVLLMGCDKTTPALLMGAASCDLPTIGLSGGPMLNGKFRGRDIGSGTDVWKMSEQVRAGELSGEDFAAAESCMNRSKGHCQTMGTASTMACMVEALGVSLPENAAIPAVDARRNRLAQLTGRRIVEMVKEDLSLSKVMTREAFENAIKVNAAIGGSTNAVIHLIAIARRLGVPLTLEDWDRIGAGVPCLVNLQPTGRYLMEEFYYAGGLPAVLRELGDFLHRDLPTVNGRMLWENVREAECFDREVIATAAAPLRKESGIAVLRGNLAPDGAIIKPSAATPALMRHRGRAVVFESIEDFHARIDDPDLDIDETCVMVLKHCGPRGYPGMAEVGNMPLPPKILKRGITDMVRISDARMSGTAYGTVVLHTSPEAAAGGPLALVREGDMIELDVAARRLHLDVSDAELARRRAAWVAPPSPARGWIKLYVDHVEQAHLGADLDFLAGGSGAEVARESH, from the coding sequence ATGAGCAAATCCGCCGCGGGTCCTCGAAAACTGCGTAGTCAGGCCTGGTTCGGGAAACAGGACCGCGATGGTTTTGTCCATCGCGCCTGGATGAAGAACCAGGGCTATCCCGACGACCTCTTCGACGGCCGCCCGATCATCGGCATCTGCAATACCTGGTCCGAGTTCACGCCCTGCAACGGGCATTTCCGCGAGCTGGCGGACTTCGTCAAGCGCGGCGTCTGGGAAGCCGGCGGCTTCCCGCTCGAATTCCCGGTCACCTCCCTGGGCGAGACCCAGTTGCGTCCCACCGCGATGCTCTTTCGCAACCTGGTGGCGATGGACGTGGAGGAGTCGATCCGCGCCAATCCCATGGACGGCGTGGTGCTGCTCATGGGCTGCGACAAGACCACGCCGGCGCTGCTGATGGGCGCCGCGAGCTGCGACCTGCCCACGATCGGGCTTTCCGGCGGGCCGATGCTCAACGGCAAGTTCCGCGGTCGCGACATCGGCTCGGGTACCGACGTGTGGAAGATGTCCGAGCAGGTCCGCGCCGGCGAGCTGAGTGGCGAGGACTTCGCCGCCGCCGAGTCGTGCATGAACCGCTCCAAGGGTCACTGCCAGACCATGGGCACCGCCTCCACCATGGCCTGCATGGTCGAGGCCCTGGGCGTGTCGCTGCCCGAGAACGCGGCGATCCCCGCGGTGGATGCGCGCCGCAACCGGCTTGCCCAACTCACCGGCCGGCGCATCGTCGAGATGGTGAAGGAAGACCTCAGCCTCTCGAAGGTGATGACGCGCGAGGCCTTTGAAAACGCGATCAAGGTCAACGCCGCGATCGGCGGTTCCACCAATGCGGTGATCCATCTGATCGCGATCGCGCGCCGCCTCGGCGTACCGCTGACGCTGGAGGACTGGGATCGCATCGGCGCCGGTGTGCCCTGCCTGGTGAACCTGCAGCCGACGGGCCGCTACCTGATGGAAGAGTTCTACTACGCCGGCGGACTGCCCGCCGTGCTGCGCGAGCTGGGTGACTTCCTGCATCGCGACCTCCCCACGGTCAACGGCCGCATGCTGTGGGAGAACGTGCGCGAGGCCGAGTGCTTCGACCGCGAAGTGATCGCGACTGCCGCCGCGCCGCTGCGCAAGGAGTCGGGCATCGCGGTACTGCGCGGCAACCTCGCGCCGGATGGCGCCATCATCAAGCCCTCCGCCGCGACGCCTGCATTGATGCGTCATCGCGGTCGCGCCGTGGTGTTCGAGAGCATCGAGGACTTCCACGCGCGCATCGACGACCCGGATCTCGATATCGACGAGACCTGCGTGATGGTGCTCAAGCACTGCGGCCCGCGTGGTTATCCGGGCATGGCCGAGGTCGGCAACATGCCGCTCCCGCCCAAGATCCTCAAGCGCGGCATCACCGACATGGTGCGCATTTCGGATGCACGCATGAGTGGCACCGCCTACGGCACCGTGGTGTTGCACACCTCGCCCGAAGCCGCCGCCGGTGGGCCGCTGGCGCTGGTGCGCGAGGGCGACATGATCGAACTCGACGTGGCCGCGCGCCGCCTGCATCTGGACGTGTCCGATGCGGAGCTCGCGCGGCGCCGCGCCGCATGGGTGGCCCCGCCCTCGCCGGCGCGGGGCTGGATCAAGCTCTATGTGGATCACGTCGAGCAGGCGCACCTCGGTGCGGATCTCGACTTTCTCGCGGGAGGCAGCGGGGCGGAGGTCGCCCGCGAATCGCACTAA
- a CDS encoding ABC transporter substrate-binding protein — translation MSFNRRVMVGMLAAAGLAMTSIGALAADKKLTLGFAQIGAESGWRTANTQSIKDAAPKAGINLKFSDAQQKQENQIKAIRSYIAQKVDVIAFAPVVETGFEPVLKEAKAAGIPVVLTDRSVKVSDPSLYATQIVSDFIDEGNKAGKWLLENYKGQGEVNIVELQGTVGAAPAIDRQKGFADAIKADPRFKIIRSQTGDFNRAKGKEVMEAFLKAEGKKINVVYAHNDDMALGAIQAIEEAGMKPGKEVIVIGIDGVKGAFEAMAEGKMNVTVECNPLIGPQLMDVVKQLAGGQQLPKKIQAKESMYTMEQAAKELPNRKY, via the coding sequence ATGAGCTTCAACCGTCGTGTAATGGTGGGCATGCTGGCTGCGGCCGGCCTGGCAATGACTTCGATCGGCGCGCTGGCCGCCGACAAGAAGCTGACCCTGGGCTTCGCACAGATCGGTGCCGAGAGCGGCTGGCGCACGGCCAACACCCAGTCCATCAAGGACGCCGCGCCCAAGGCCGGCATCAACCTGAAGTTCTCCGACGCGCAACAGAAGCAGGAGAACCAGATCAAGGCGATCCGCTCCTACATCGCCCAGAAGGTCGACGTGATCGCCTTCGCCCCGGTGGTGGAAACCGGCTTCGAGCCGGTGCTCAAGGAAGCCAAGGCCGCCGGCATTCCCGTGGTGCTGACCGACCGCAGCGTGAAGGTCTCCGACCCCTCGCTGTATGCCACCCAGATCGTCTCGGACTTCATCGACGAAGGTAACAAGGCCGGCAAGTGGCTGCTCGAGAACTACAAGGGCCAGGGCGAAGTGAACATCGTCGAACTGCAGGGCACGGTGGGCGCTGCCCCGGCCATCGATCGTCAGAAGGGTTTCGCCGACGCGATCAAGGCGGATCCGCGCTTCAAGATCATCCGTTCGCAGACCGGTGACTTCAACCGCGCCAAGGGCAAGGAAGTCATGGAGGCCTTCCTCAAAGCCGAAGGCAAGAAGATCAACGTGGTCTACGCCCACAACGACGACATGGCCCTGGGCGCGATCCAGGCCATCGAAGAAGCGGGCATGAAACCGGGCAAGGAAGTCATCGTCATCGGTATCGACGGCGTCAAAGGCGCCTTCGAAGCCATGGCCGAAGGCAAGATGAACGTCACCGTCGAGTGCAATCCGCTGATCGGCCCGCAGCTCATGGACGTGGTCAAGCAACTCGCCGGCGGCCAGCAACTGCCCAAGAAGATCCAGGCCAAGGAATCCATGTACACCATGGAGCAGGCCGCCAAAGAACTGCCCAACCGCAAGTACTGA